A genomic segment from Sciurus carolinensis chromosome 1, mSciCar1.2, whole genome shotgun sequence encodes:
- the LOC124970036 gene encoding putative neuroblastoma breakpoint family member 5 → MAVPVSSSPNVGEEMDLEEVILELHSQLQQSNQVHDLKEKFLICKSMTYSLAKQLQKYQCNKDNDLIVSALGEKMQSHDGELAERLTVEEQLRESNIIHHQIQELSELRNRECHGKNVSLLIREHLWELLTLHSSDSHKLRELLVSMYKLADHLILKLSPENGAEEESGKEDESLALR, encoded by the exons ATGGCAGTACCTGTCAGTTCTTCTCCTAATGTAGGGGAAGAAATGGATCTTGAAGAAGTCATCCTGGAATTGCATTCTCAGTTACAACAGAGCAATCAGGTCCACGACctcaaagaaaaatttctcatttgtaaatcTATGACCTACTCCCTGGCAAAACAGCTCCAGAAGTATC AATGCAACAAGGACAACGACCTAATTGTTTCCGCGTTGGGGGAGAAGATGCAGTCCCATGACGGGGAACTGGCCGAGAGACTGACGGTAGAAGAGCAGCTAAG GGAATCCAATATCATCCACCATCAAATCCAGGAGCTGTCTGAACTGAGGAATAGAGAATGTCATGGGAAAAATGTTTCATTACTTATCAGAGAGCATCTGTGGGAACTCCTCACTCTGCACAGTTCTGACAGCCACAAATTGCGTGAACTGCTTGTTTCCATGTATAAGCTGGCAGATCACCTCATCCTCAAACTCAGCCCAG AGAATGGTGCAGAGGAGGAGAGTGGAAAAGAAGATGAATCACTGGCTCtcagataa